CAGCTTAAATCCTTTTTACAATCACATGATCTTCCTGAGACACAAATATATGCGAAGATTGAAAATTCTGAGGTAATCATCATGTTTTGCAAAGACCCTGTTGTCGGTTTGTTTCATTACTATGCTGTAATTACTGCATTGTGCATTTCATTCTAGGGTTTGGATCATTTCGATGAAATTCTCAAAGAGGCTGATGGCATCATTCTTTCTCGAGGAGACCTGGGAATTGATCTTCCACCAGAAAATGTATGTTTTAATTGTCTATGGAATAACTATTTATGCTGTCTATCCCTAGCATGTTATCAGATATTTCAATATTAATGTCAATCAATTATTCCTTGCAATGGTAAGTCTTAAGTAGAATAGCAATAATAACTGATGCTATTATAGGCCGAAGAAAGACCAAGAAATACTGCTGCAACATTTGCTTGCCTGCTCAAAATTTACATAAATGCTGTGACTGCATATAGTTGCTGACACATGTACTCTTGACGTATTAGGTTTTCATGTTCCAGAAGACAGCTATTCATAAATGCAATCTAGAGGGTAAACCTGTGATCGTCACTAGAGTTGTGGACAGCATGATTGACAATCTACGCCCTACACGTGCAGAGGCCACTGATGTTGCGAATGCTGTGCTAGATGGTTAGTTAACATTAACTACATTTTGGCCACATAATGAATGTCTTGCTTATTTTTTGCGCTGTTCAAATTCCAGGAACTGATGGTATTCTGCTCGGTGCGGAGACACTTCGAGGGCTCTATCCTGTTGATGCAGTGAGTACTGTGGGCAGGATATGTGCAGAAGTATGTCTCTACCTATTTATAAGAATAAACTTTAGTAGAACCATCCAAATTATTTGACTAATCAGTTATAAATCTTCTAGGCTGAGACTGTATAACCAGCCACTTCAATTCAAGAAAGTAATGTGGCATGTTGGTGATCCGATGCCCCATGAGGAATCTGTGGCATCAGCAGCGGTAAATACTATCTTTCATTGCGTACAAATAGAGGTTTTCTAATCTAGAATATTACTGATCAACCATTGTTTGCTTTTCTTAGGTTGGTTCTGCGATTAAAGTAAAAGCTGCTGCAATTGTCGTATTCACATTCTCAGGGAGAGCTGCTAGGTGCCCTATATTTACTCTGACATCAACACCTGACTAGACAAGTTCACACCATATGAAGCAATTGAATAATTtcatgcttattgttgtgcaggTTAATTTCTAAGTACAGGCCGACAATGCCAGTTTTAGCAGTTATCTTCCCGCGTGAAGGATCCGATCCATCAAAGTGGCGTTCATATGGAACCACTCAGGTGACTAATTTGCACCTCTTGGATTTTGTTGAGTTTGGTACTTACATACAGTATTTTTCTTCACCATGAAGCAGGATCTGCAAACTTTTGTTTGACCATTTTTGAATCACTTTCAGGCAAGGCAATGTTTTGCAGTGAGAGGCGTGTACCCTTTGATGGGGAGTACTGATGAGGTATGTATGAAGTTGTTTTTGTTAAGGTTAGAGCTACatgtaaaaaaaaacatataacTTACCAGGTCAGTTTCAACTCTCTATCAGGCCGAAACTGGTGGGCTCACAAAGGAAGAGTATGGGATAAAACTGGCACTGAACTATGGTCGGTCAGTTGGCATAGTGAAGCCTTTCGACAGGGTGATAATCTTTGAAAAGATTGGTGATTCTTCTGTTGTCAAGATCATTGAGTGTGAAGGTTAAACATTAGATACCCACTACCCATGCTATTGGTTCATGTGACGCATGGGAGATTACCTCCAGTTTTTCTCacttatttgaccaaagataaCTGGAGAGTACAGCATGTGCACCTGTTGTCTTTTTAGGTGATTTTGCCTCTTTTCCAATTTCAAATGTTTGAAAGTTTTGGTCCAATAAACCAAGATTGTCTCAGAGACCTATATACTGGAATTATGGTTTGATGAGGAAACACAAACACATAGGATTGTTGACACAATACCATGAATTATTTGTTGCTATCTTGTTCTATTTGACAAAACAAGATGACACTGTATATAACATCTGTAAAGACAGTCTTGAGGTATTATCAGTTAATTTACCTAGGAATACTGTTCTGTATATGGTACACTCCTTCAACCTTGCTGCTGTCAGTACTGCTCCTTGAAGAACACAGCGTAGATGATGCAGATGACGGAGATAATGATGATGACGAAATCAATGGTGAGCGCGGTCATGGCCTGGTCGCTGAGCTTCATGTTCCTGCCGCCGAGGCGGTCGACCATGTCTGGCACGGACTCGTAGTTCTGGATGTCCTGCTCGTAGGGGTCCTCGAGCCTGGACCTAAGCTGCTGCAGCCGCCGGCTCTCGGCCTCCTGCGCCAGCGTCCAGTCGTAGAACCGCCGGCTTTCCTCCTTGCTCAGCACGTTGTACACCTCCCGGAGGCGGATGAACTTCTCCGACGCCACCTTGAGTTGTAGAGTCGTCGTGTCTGGGTGGTACTCCTTGGACAGCCGCCGGTACGCTGCCTTGATCTCCTCGATGTCCGCCTCCGGCGTTATCCCCAGGAACCTTTGATAATTTACATCAAGTCATGTTAGATGCTCAGGTCAGTCACAGATTTTGCAGTTAACACATGGATTAATTCTCCATTAGGGACATATATGAGCTGAATAGCAATAGTTTTGGTGCTTAATTGAAGCGAAGAAGCAACTGACGGCAACGAGATTGACTGAATCTGGAAATTTGAACTACGTTTCAGAGAGTTTAATTCAGCTTGGATGAAGGAGCCTGGACTGGAAATGGACTCAACTGGTAGTGAGACTCGGACGCGGCGTTGACGAGGTCGGCGAACCTCCCTCCCAGCGGCTCGTTCTTGCCGCGGCCGCCAGCGCCGTCCTTCTTGGCCTTGCCACCGATCCACCCTTCGTCCGGGTCGGACCAGTGTATCCTCGTGTCcaccgtcttcttcttctcctgccCCGCACCGGCTGCGGCCGTCGGCTCGGCGTCCGGCGTGCTCGCGGCGGCAACTACGATGGCGCTCGCGCGCCGCCGGTTGCGCGGCTGGTGCCGGTGGAGGAGGGGCGTGAGGGGGCGCGAGGCCGTGGCTGCCGCCATGGGAAATGTGCGTGTCAGCGTCAGCGGCAGGGGAGTATTATCTGAGGCTGCGGAGAGAAGTCTTGAGAGTCGAGACAGAGCCACAGAGGTGCTCGTGCATGCGGGTTGTGAGTGGTGGTAGGAAGGCGATTAGGTGGACCCCACCTCACACAGGATACGTTGTCTGGTGTTGTCGTTAATCGTATAATACACTGACAATTCAAGTTATTCGTCACGAATTACATCAAGAAAAGTACGACGACATGGAAATAAATTACGGCGGATTCGGTCGTTATATACATAATACATTGCGCATCCAAATTTACATTGAGGTAGTACCGATTTACTATCTCAGGACTCGGGAGTTCAGATGTTTTGCTCTGCCGCCAGATTAAATCAGTGATCCAATTTTCCCAAACTTATTCTCTACTGCTGCATTGTTCATGCATAACGATTTTTTTAATCTCTATCTCTATATCTATCTCTACTATATATATTATTAAAGCAAGAGACGAGTCCTTAGTCCGTCAATCGTGGTCTAATCGGAATCCAAGAGTAATGATTTCTTAGTCCCTGAATGGGAGTCTTAGTGTTTAAATTTAACAAGATACCAGCTACAGCTACAATTCTGAGCGATGGTGCAGCTGCAGCATGCATGGATGACCTATggctaaggatggattcggatcggatacggatgaaaTCAGATCCGAATGTCaccttttaccacattttaattCGGATACGAATAGGAATGCGGATCACATCGGATATGAATACAAAACAAATAGTTCGAATCCGGATACCTTCTCGATTTGAAACATAGAGCTATCACGAGTATCAGTTTATTTTGTCAATAATTTTATAGTAgatcaaaatcattatacaTGTAGGGAGTAAAGAATTAGAAGAtaactaataaaaaaataatataattatctatatatagattttatattaaatatataatactaattttaaaggtaaaataaatacatatttaaatacttaataattaagatatataaaaaagattttatcattaaataaataattaatttgactcgtataaaataattttaatcatgaaataaatgtattaaatagttaaagttaatttttatattattactaattttaataaatatattattagttatctagctttttaaataatttaaatagtgtacATCATTAAATAATTAGGTATAAAGATAAGTTTAAAATTGTCTCACTAGTCACTTTTTCTTTGCGGATACGGACGAATACAGATGTGATCGGATATTCCTCGAACACGAAtatggaatcggatagagaaaagttTTCAAAATCGGATTCGGATGCATCCATATTAAAATCGAATACGAATACAGATATCCATATTTACATTTTAAGCGGATACGAATACAGATAATTCGGATGTTCAGCCATCCAAATCCATCCTTACCTATGGCCACAGATTAACGAAACAGCAACTGTAGGAACCCGAGGATTTTCCTTATCGGCACCTTGGTAAAATTTGGAAAATCTCTGCCACAGAAACACCTGCGTCAGCTAAGGTCGCACGCAAAGCGGTTCAGCCACACACACCCCAACACAGCTGCTTGTATTCCTGCTGTCTGCTGTTGTGGAGGGAAAATTGaagttaaaaaataaaagaaaaaatggagaTGCGGGGGATCGAACCCCGTGCCTCTCGCATGCAAAGCGAGCGCTCTATCATTTGAGCTACATCCCCTCTTTTGtgacaaaaaaataataacagaTTTATAGTTTAAGTGACGATACTTCCAGATCGATAGAGCGACGACCAagcaggtggtgcaggctgAATCAGGTACTTGTAGAAGAGGGGAAATAAAAGCGAGACAAATAGTTCCTTCGCGTGTCATCATGAACTGACCATGCATGTCCACGATATGAATCGGACACGCCTGCACTTCACCCAAACCACCAAAGAAGTCAACTAGctagtgtggcagaaccgcctaaattatctcggctcaagtgcgtaaaccatcaccataaaggcaacattagcttaaacgcacttcaaacggaacaatttttggtctgtcgggtaacgtcccgatacaaccaccgattctcggatcgaacaagcataccccacacgaaggcgagttcagagatattacaaccacaattttacaacacaggcatattaaagattacaaaccagttcaaaagattattacaaaaccaacttaagtaaaacagttatacaaaacataagagTAAGTTCAGaatttaaacagcggaagataaaacacgacggctacaacgcgtcgcaaaaaggataccaggctagcccaagcatggtatcactcgtcatagtcattgccggccgaagacgtatcccactctacggaccagccaggaggcaacgcgcaaggataggtcaagctagcgatctgatcctcaaaactcatacctgaaaaagggtttcaacagcaaggctgagtattctaatactcagcaagacttaaccgacaacgggtataagtagcccaccttagctagactatgcaaagctttgtaaggctctggttttcctttgctgaaaagcaataaagagtaagtccttactttcaagttttagcttcaagattctagttgattaaccattctatgtaagcatctactatccaaatcatggtggaacttctaagcaaacatcaagattaataagaatattgttgctcttattactctgtgtggcaaagagatcaagcagtctcatttcatcgtgagaggcggacgattctgaatcgaaattcaaccttgcaagggtaacctagcacacacgtctggaataccgtcgggtcattcccaaacaaccgttgacctttctttccggcttgtggatagggtcactctccccgactacagggctccaaggccgaaccttgtcccttgaagtcgtagtgttgcgcaacataataataaaacctatccctactgagagagtgaaaggtatatccactccccggtccaatcggctactaggcttgccgcgtaccatatttacggcatgtgactagtactttcaaaaacttaaccagcactaccacacaccgcgaccttagcaagttcatcaacacagacggggtctcacataggacatgatatcgaacacaaccccgtctgtcgtccttatattgataacagaaagtaaacaagcaattcctataaagctcgcgagtgacaggcaatcactcgacttttaccgttcctataagcttagcagatagtcgaactcaggtctagtgttcagtacataggttcctaggatcatgcatctagggtttcaattcaaatcctaagaactgtaaatgcacaagtaagtagtaacagtaaatgataataatttgaaatataggttatgtccggggcttgccttctcgataattgctaactatttcagcgctaggctcttccga
The genomic region above belongs to Panicum virgatum strain AP13 chromosome 8N, P.virgatum_v5, whole genome shotgun sequence and contains:
- the LOC120685853 gene encoding NAD(P)H-quinone oxidoreductase subunit T, chloroplastic-like translates to MAAATASRPLTPLLHRHQPRNRRRASAIVVAAASTPDAEPTAAAGAGQEKKKTVDTRIHWSDPDEGWIGGKAKKDGAGGRGKNEPLGGRFADLVNAASESHYQFLGITPEADIEEIKAAYRRLSKEYHPDTTTLQLKVASEKFIRLREVYNVLSKEESRRFYDWTLAQEAESRRLQQLRSRLEDPYEQDIQNYESVPDMVDRLGGRNMKLSDQAMTALTIDFVIIIISVICIIYAVFFKEQY